One part of the Solanum dulcamara chromosome 8, daSolDulc1.2, whole genome shotgun sequence genome encodes these proteins:
- the LOC129900301 gene encoding G-type lectin S-receptor-like serine/threonine-protein kinase At5g24080 isoform X1, protein MAPCFLSSALALLLLFVAELHGSIVSGRVILGSRLLAKENQAWFSDNGTFAFGFSPAVDSNDQYQLAIWFAQLPGDTTFVWSPNINSPVSKDAILEFDTTGNLLLMDGDTTVWASNTSQAGVELAVMSENGNFILYSNNLSIAWQSFSHPSDTLLTGQSLTVSLELTSSKSPSHGGYYTLKMLQQPTSLSLALTYNIPNSYDSSPEFYSNFSYWSGPEISNVTGDVTAVLDTAGSFGIVYGSSSDGSVYVYKNDGDYGGLSSVVNQTNSNVPSILRRLTLEVNGNLRLCRWDNDVNGSRQWVPEWAAVSNPCDISGVCGNGICNLDRSKTNASCTCLPGTSKVGNAVSCTGNPSVSRKCGPQHENLMSQFKISTVQKTNYYFSESSVIGNYSDRGSLSKCGDACLSNCDCVASVYGLSEEKAYCWLIRSLEFGGFEDPVSTLFVKVEANASVSGASGNRKRGNSSDGLESGHDKVLILPIVLSMTVLILLLCCLLYINIHRRRSIKRALEGSLLLSGAPISFSYRDLQCWTNNFSELLGTGGFGSVYKGSLRDATLIAVKKLDKVSPHGEKEFITEVKTIGSMHHLNLVRLCGYCSEGTQRLLVYEYMKNGSLDKWIFYSFSTRNRLLDWASRFRIAVGTAQGIAYFHEQCRNRIIHCDIKPENILLDENFCPKVSDFGLAKLMGREHSHVVTMIRGTRGYLAPEWVSNRPITVKADVYSYGMLLLEIIGGRRNLDMTCDADDFFYPGWAYKEMTSGTPVKVVDRRLRGAIEEKEVMRALMVAFWCIQDEVSNRPSMGEVVKMLEGSVDMNMPPMPQTVLELIEEGLDQVYKAMKRELNQYSSFSIATHPSSYATCSHSTMSPR, encoded by the exons ATGGCTCCCTGTTTCCTTTCCTCTGCTTTGGCTTTGCTATTACTGTTTGTAGCAGAGCTTCATGGCTCTATAGTGTCTGGTCGTGTTATTTTGGGTTCAAGATTGTTAGCTAAAGAGAACCAAGCATGGTTTTCTGACAATGGAACTTTTGCTTTTGGTTTCTCCCCAGCAGTGGACTCTAATGATCAATATCAGTTGGCAATTTGGTTTGCACAATTACCAGGAGACACAACATTTGTTTGGTCTCCTAATAT AAATTCCCCAGTCAGCAAAGATGCAATCTTGGAGTTTGACACCACAGGAAATCTCTTGTTGATGGATGGAGACACCACAGTGTGGGCATCAAACACCTCTCAAGCAGGCGTTGAGTTGGCTGTCATGTCTGAAAATGGCAACTTCATTCTCTACAGCAACAACCTAAGTATTGCATGGCAAAGCTTTTCACATCCATCTGATACTCTCTTGACTGGTCAATCCTTAACAGTGTCACTAGAATTAACATCATCAAAATCACCTTCTCATGGTGGTTACTACACGTTAAAAATGTTGCAGCAGCCTACTTCACTAAGCCTTGCATTGACCTATAATATCCCCAACTCCTATGATTCGTCGCCTGAATTTTACAGCAATTTTTCTTATTGGTCAGGACCTGAAATATCAAATGTGACTGGAGATGTTACTGCAGTATTGGATACAGCAGGAAGCTTTGGTATAGTTTATGGTTCATCTTCAGATGGATCagtttatgtatataaaaatgATGGAGATTATGGAGGACTATCATCGGTTGTAAATCAAACGAATTCCAATGTTCCATCTATTCTTCGTCGATTAACCCTCGAGGTTAATGGAAATTTACGTTTGTGTCGATgggataatgatgtgaatggaTCAAGGCAATGGGTTCCAGAGTGGGCTGCTGTGTCTAATCCATGTGATATTTCTGGAGTTTGTGGCAATGGGATATGTAATTTAGACAGAAGCAAAACAAATGCTTCTTGCACATGTTTGCCAGGGACTTCTAAGGTGGGAAATGCTGTCTCATGTACAGGAAATCCTTCAGTGTCGAGGAAATGTGGACCTCAGCATGAAAATTTGATGTCCCAGTTCAAGATTTCTACAGTTCAgaaaactaattattatttctcAGAATCATCTGTCATAGGAAATTATAGTGATAGAGGGTCACTATCCAAATGTGGTGATGCTTGCTTATCAAACTGTGATTGTGTTGCTTCTGTTTATGGCCTTAGTGAGGAAAAGGCTTATTGTTGGTTAATCAGGAGCTTGGAATTTGGTGGATTTGAGGATCCTGTTTCGACCTTATTTGTGAAGGTTGAGGCCAATGCCTCAGTATCTGGAGCAAGTGGTAACAGAAAACGTGGGAATTCATCAGATGGGTTGGAGAGTGGGCACGATAAGGTTTTGATACTTCCTATAGTCCTGAGTATGACTGTTCTCATTTTGCTTCTCTGTTGCTTATTGTATATCAATATCCATAGGAGAAGATCTATTAAAAGGGCACTTGAGGGCTCTTTGCTGCTGTCAGGAGCTCCAATTAGTTTCAGCTATCGCGACCTGCAATGTTGGACTAACAATTTTTCCGAGTTGCTTGGAACAG GTGGATTTGGCAGTGTGTACAAGGGAAGCTTAAGGGATGCAACATTGATTGCAGTAAAGAAACTTGATAAAGTTTCACCTCATGGGGAGAAGGAATTTATAACTGAGGTCAAAACCATTGGCTCTATGCATCATCTGAACTTGGTTCGTCTATGCGGATACTGTTCTGAGGGAACCCAACG GCTACTAGTTTACGAGTACATGAAAAATGGTTCATTAGACAAGtggatattttattcatttagtACAAGAAATAGACTACTGGATTGGGCGTCACGTTTTCGCATAGCAGTTGGCACTGCACAAGGGATAGCCTATTTTCATGAGCAATGTAGGAACAGAATAATACATTGTGACATCAAGCCAGAAAACATACTTCTGGATGAGAATTTCTGCCCTAAAGTATCTGATTTTGGACTAGCTAAGTTAATGGGAAGAGAGCACTCTCATGTTGTCACAATGATCCGAGGAACAAGAGGTTATTTAGCCCCCGAGTGGGTCAGCAATCGACCTATCACTGTTAAAGCTGATGTTTACAGCTATGGCATGCTTCTTCTAGAGATCATTGGTGGTCGGAGAAATCTTGATATGACTTGTGATGCAGACGACTTCTTTTATCCTGGATGGGCTTACAAG GAGATGACTAGTGGAACACCCGTAAAAGTTGTAGATAGGCGACTTAGAGGAGCAATAGAAGAAAAGGAGGTAATGAGAGCACTGATGGTCGCCTTCTGGTGTATTCAGGATGAAGTGTCAAACAGGCCTTCCATGGGGGAAGTGGTGAAGATGTTGGAAGGATCAGTTGACATGAATATGCCACCAATGCCACAGACAGTTTTGGAGTTAATAGAGGAAGGCTTGGATCAAGTATACAAGGCAATGAAGAGGGAACTCAATCAGTACAGTTCCTTCTCTATTGCTACTCATCCATCATCTTATGCTACATGCAGTCACTCCACTATGTCACCTAGATAG
- the LOC129900301 gene encoding G-type lectin S-receptor-like serine/threonine-protein kinase At5g24080 isoform X2 gives MELLLLVSPQQWTLMINISWQFGLHNYQETQHLFGLLICNITFWPFCLNPLNRNSPVSKDAILEFDTTGNLLLMDGDTTVWASNTSQAGVELAVMSENGNFILYSNNLSIAWQSFSHPSDTLLTGQSLTVSLELTSSKSPSHGGYYTLKMLQQPTSLSLALTYNIPNSYDSSPEFYSNFSYWSGPEISNVTGDVTAVLDTAGSFGIVYGSSSDGSVYVYKNDGDYGGLSSVVNQTNSNVPSILRRLTLEVNGNLRLCRWDNDVNGSRQWVPEWAAVSNPCDISGVCGNGICNLDRSKTNASCTCLPGTSKVGNAVSCTGNPSVSRKCGPQHENLMSQFKISTVQKTNYYFSESSVIGNYSDRGSLSKCGDACLSNCDCVASVYGLSEEKAYCWLIRSLEFGGFEDPVSTLFVKVEANASVSGASGNRKRGNSSDGLESGHDKVLILPIVLSMTVLILLLCCLLYINIHRRRSIKRALEGSLLLSGAPISFSYRDLQCWTNNFSELLGTGGFGSVYKGSLRDATLIAVKKLDKVSPHGEKEFITEVKTIGSMHHLNLVRLCGYCSEGTQRLLVYEYMKNGSLDKWIFYSFSTRNRLLDWASRFRIAVGTAQGIAYFHEQCRNRIIHCDIKPENILLDENFCPKVSDFGLAKLMGREHSHVVTMIRGTRGYLAPEWVSNRPITVKADVYSYGMLLLEIIGGRRNLDMTCDADDFFYPGWAYKEMTSGTPVKVVDRRLRGAIEEKEVMRALMVAFWCIQDEVSNRPSMGEVVKMLEGSVDMNMPPMPQTVLELIEEGLDQVYKAMKRELNQYSSFSIATHPSSYATCSHSTMSPR, from the exons ATGGAACTTTTGCTTTTGGTTTCTCCCCAGCAGTGGACTCTAATGATCAATATCAGTTGGCAATTTGGTTTGCACAATTACCAGGAGACACAACATTTGTTTGGTCTCCTAATAT GTAATATAACTTTTTGGCCATTTTGTCTCAATCCTCTAAATAGAAATTCCCCAGTCAGCAAAGATGCAATCTTGGAGTTTGACACCACAGGAAATCTCTTGTTGATGGATGGAGACACCACAGTGTGGGCATCAAACACCTCTCAAGCAGGCGTTGAGTTGGCTGTCATGTCTGAAAATGGCAACTTCATTCTCTACAGCAACAACCTAAGTATTGCATGGCAAAGCTTTTCACATCCATCTGATACTCTCTTGACTGGTCAATCCTTAACAGTGTCACTAGAATTAACATCATCAAAATCACCTTCTCATGGTGGTTACTACACGTTAAAAATGTTGCAGCAGCCTACTTCACTAAGCCTTGCATTGACCTATAATATCCCCAACTCCTATGATTCGTCGCCTGAATTTTACAGCAATTTTTCTTATTGGTCAGGACCTGAAATATCAAATGTGACTGGAGATGTTACTGCAGTATTGGATACAGCAGGAAGCTTTGGTATAGTTTATGGTTCATCTTCAGATGGATCagtttatgtatataaaaatgATGGAGATTATGGAGGACTATCATCGGTTGTAAATCAAACGAATTCCAATGTTCCATCTATTCTTCGTCGATTAACCCTCGAGGTTAATGGAAATTTACGTTTGTGTCGATgggataatgatgtgaatggaTCAAGGCAATGGGTTCCAGAGTGGGCTGCTGTGTCTAATCCATGTGATATTTCTGGAGTTTGTGGCAATGGGATATGTAATTTAGACAGAAGCAAAACAAATGCTTCTTGCACATGTTTGCCAGGGACTTCTAAGGTGGGAAATGCTGTCTCATGTACAGGAAATCCTTCAGTGTCGAGGAAATGTGGACCTCAGCATGAAAATTTGATGTCCCAGTTCAAGATTTCTACAGTTCAgaaaactaattattatttctcAGAATCATCTGTCATAGGAAATTATAGTGATAGAGGGTCACTATCCAAATGTGGTGATGCTTGCTTATCAAACTGTGATTGTGTTGCTTCTGTTTATGGCCTTAGTGAGGAAAAGGCTTATTGTTGGTTAATCAGGAGCTTGGAATTTGGTGGATTTGAGGATCCTGTTTCGACCTTATTTGTGAAGGTTGAGGCCAATGCCTCAGTATCTGGAGCAAGTGGTAACAGAAAACGTGGGAATTCATCAGATGGGTTGGAGAGTGGGCACGATAAGGTTTTGATACTTCCTATAGTCCTGAGTATGACTGTTCTCATTTTGCTTCTCTGTTGCTTATTGTATATCAATATCCATAGGAGAAGATCTATTAAAAGGGCACTTGAGGGCTCTTTGCTGCTGTCAGGAGCTCCAATTAGTTTCAGCTATCGCGACCTGCAATGTTGGACTAACAATTTTTCCGAGTTGCTTGGAACAG GTGGATTTGGCAGTGTGTACAAGGGAAGCTTAAGGGATGCAACATTGATTGCAGTAAAGAAACTTGATAAAGTTTCACCTCATGGGGAGAAGGAATTTATAACTGAGGTCAAAACCATTGGCTCTATGCATCATCTGAACTTGGTTCGTCTATGCGGATACTGTTCTGAGGGAACCCAACG GCTACTAGTTTACGAGTACATGAAAAATGGTTCATTAGACAAGtggatattttattcatttagtACAAGAAATAGACTACTGGATTGGGCGTCACGTTTTCGCATAGCAGTTGGCACTGCACAAGGGATAGCCTATTTTCATGAGCAATGTAGGAACAGAATAATACATTGTGACATCAAGCCAGAAAACATACTTCTGGATGAGAATTTCTGCCCTAAAGTATCTGATTTTGGACTAGCTAAGTTAATGGGAAGAGAGCACTCTCATGTTGTCACAATGATCCGAGGAACAAGAGGTTATTTAGCCCCCGAGTGGGTCAGCAATCGACCTATCACTGTTAAAGCTGATGTTTACAGCTATGGCATGCTTCTTCTAGAGATCATTGGTGGTCGGAGAAATCTTGATATGACTTGTGATGCAGACGACTTCTTTTATCCTGGATGGGCTTACAAG GAGATGACTAGTGGAACACCCGTAAAAGTTGTAGATAGGCGACTTAGAGGAGCAATAGAAGAAAAGGAGGTAATGAGAGCACTGATGGTCGCCTTCTGGTGTATTCAGGATGAAGTGTCAAACAGGCCTTCCATGGGGGAAGTGGTGAAGATGTTGGAAGGATCAGTTGACATGAATATGCCACCAATGCCACAGACAGTTTTGGAGTTAATAGAGGAAGGCTTGGATCAAGTATACAAGGCAATGAAGAGGGAACTCAATCAGTACAGTTCCTTCTCTATTGCTACTCATCCATCATCTTATGCTACATGCAGTCACTCCACTATGTCACCTAGATAG